A genome region from Alkalimarinus coralli includes the following:
- the astA gene encoding arginine N-succinyltransferase, protein MMIIRPIRQDDYPSLHKIAIESGHGFTSLPVDEGLLKAKIRRSERAFLSPSSSMDNNGYLFVMADAETDEVVGTSGIESSVGLRDPFYHYHQGKVTHYSNELNVYNTVDILTLGNDYTGATEICTLFLSQKARQGFNGRLLSRFRYLFIAQNRARFADTVVAEMRGVSDEQGRSPFWSWLQEHFFSMEFPDAVHRVGMGQKSFIAELMPKYPIYASLLSPEAQAVIGKVHEQTKPALKLLVREGFSFRGYVDIFDAGPTVEAKTEDIVTVTQRKEFNVRIGHADSGSPYILSNLEVESYRATVSSLLVDNKTGYAVIDQPTASALKINEGDIVSAVPV, encoded by the coding sequence ATGATGATTATTAGACCAATTAGACAAGACGACTACCCGTCGCTGCATAAAATAGCGATTGAGTCCGGTCACGGGTTTACCTCGTTGCCAGTAGACGAAGGGTTACTTAAGGCTAAAATCAGGCGCTCTGAACGCGCATTTTTGTCGCCCAGTTCCTCAATGGATAACAATGGCTATCTTTTTGTAATGGCTGATGCAGAAACCGATGAAGTTGTGGGTACCAGTGGAATTGAGTCGTCAGTTGGTCTTCGAGACCCGTTTTACCACTATCACCAGGGCAAGGTTACTCATTATTCCAACGAGCTAAATGTCTATAACACGGTAGATATTCTTACTTTGGGTAACGACTACACTGGCGCAACTGAAATCTGTACGCTTTTTTTAAGTCAAAAAGCGCGCCAGGGATTTAATGGGCGTTTGCTATCCAGGTTTCGCTACTTGTTTATCGCTCAAAACAGAGCCAGGTTTGCGGATACCGTAGTCGCTGAAATGCGCGGTGTGTCTGATGAGCAGGGGCGTTCTCCTTTTTGGTCATGGCTACAGGAGCATTTTTTTTCGATGGAATTCCCTGATGCCGTTCACCGAGTCGGCATGGGACAAAAGTCATTTATCGCGGAGTTAATGCCGAAGTATCCAATTTACGCCAGTTTATTAAGTCCTGAAGCTCAAGCTGTCATTGGTAAGGTTCACGAACAAACCAAGCCTGCGCTAAAGCTGCTTGTGCGAGAGGGTTTTTCGTTCCGAGGATATGTCGATATTTTTGATGCTGGGCCTACTGTTGAAGCAAAGACTGAAGATATCGTGACGGTAACGCAGCGCAAAGAGTTTAACGTCCGAATAGGTCACGCTGACTCAGGTAGCCCTTATATCCTCTCCAATCTTGAAGTTGAGTCCTATCGAGCCACGGTATCAAGCCTGTTAGTTGATAACAAAACCGGCTATGCCGTTATAGACCAGCCGACTGCATCGGCCTTAAAGATAAACGAAGGCGATATTGTCAGTGCTGTGCCCGTTTAG
- a CDS encoding LysR family transcriptional regulator — translation MDISRVDLNLLIHLDVLLREQNVTKAASHLGITQPAMSNGLKRLRVLFEDPLLVRTTDGMAPTELALELKPAVREILFNIEKVIQPDRGFDLDSSRVFRIMASDYAESTLIPSVLSVVRQRAPNVTLDVLTPSDVSFEDVEQGRVDMAINRFDTLPQSFHQKTIWTDTFSCLMNVDNDIADNFTLENYLAASHIWVSKTGFGVGVGMNPKDVQRLGWVDEALNEIGAKRNISVFTRHYQVAMLLAQQHDLIATLPSKAARLKSESSKLVSKEPPFSIPAFDLKMAWSPLLHHNAGHQWLRRLIVDVANNEH, via the coding sequence ATGGATATCAGTCGGGTAGATCTTAATCTATTAATTCATCTTGATGTGTTACTGCGCGAGCAGAATGTGACCAAGGCTGCGAGTCATTTGGGCATCACACAGCCTGCGATGAGCAACGGATTAAAGCGCCTTCGAGTGCTATTTGAAGACCCGCTGTTAGTGCGTACGACGGATGGCATGGCACCGACTGAGCTGGCATTAGAGCTAAAGCCTGCGGTACGGGAAATTCTCTTTAATATCGAAAAAGTTATTCAGCCAGATCGAGGTTTTGATCTGGATAGCAGTCGAGTATTTCGCATTATGGCCAGTGACTACGCTGAGTCCACGCTTATACCCTCTGTGCTAAGTGTCGTCCGTCAACGCGCACCCAATGTCACTCTTGATGTGTTAACGCCGAGTGATGTTTCGTTCGAAGATGTAGAGCAGGGGCGGGTTGATATGGCAATTAATCGCTTCGACACATTGCCTCAATCATTTCACCAAAAAACAATTTGGACCGATACGTTCTCCTGCCTAATGAATGTTGATAATGATATTGCAGATAACTTTACCCTTGAGAATTACCTTGCTGCGAGCCATATATGGGTCAGTAAAACAGGTTTTGGTGTCGGGGTGGGGATGAACCCTAAAGACGTTCAGCGGCTGGGTTGGGTGGATGAAGCGCTAAATGAAATTGGTGCCAAACGTAATATTAGTGTATTTACCCGCCATTACCAGGTTGCTATGCTGCTCGCTCAACAGCATGATCTTATAGCAACGCTTCCGAGCAAGGCTGCACGGCTCAAGAGCGAAAGCTCCAAGCTGGTTTCCAAGGAGCCACCCTTTTCAATTCCTGCTTTTGACCTTAAAATGGCATGGAGCCCTCTGCTTCATCATAATGCGGGTCACCAGTGGTTGCGCAGGTTGATTGTTGATGTAGCGAACAACGAACACTGA
- a CDS encoding patatin-like phospholipase family protein: MTLREWLAAEPFTLSMSSGFFSFFAHAGMLSVLESEDLLPAKVTGSSAGALVGGCWASGCSVEELKSRLFSLTKEDFWDPGLGFGLLKGRKFREIVSDVCKVDKLEQCRVPAAFSAFDLASLDTHVLTVGAIQNVISASCAFPLLFQPVCVDNRYYLDGGIKDRAGLKGVGEQERVFYHHIVSRSPWRRKNSAALTIPSRNNMKSLAINGIPRVGPNDLEQGKAAFKFAREQTRQALDKD; the protein is encoded by the coding sequence ATGACTCTTCGCGAATGGCTTGCTGCCGAGCCTTTTACACTGAGCATGTCGTCGGGTTTCTTTAGTTTTTTTGCCCATGCTGGAATGTTGTCAGTACTGGAAAGTGAAGATCTTTTGCCTGCTAAGGTGACTGGGTCAAGTGCTGGTGCTCTAGTGGGGGGCTGTTGGGCTTCAGGTTGTTCTGTGGAGGAGCTTAAAAGTAGGCTTTTCAGTTTAACCAAGGAAGATTTTTGGGATCCCGGTTTAGGCTTTGGATTGTTGAAGGGGCGAAAGTTTAGAGAAATCGTCTCTGATGTATGTAAGGTTGATAAGTTGGAGCAGTGTCGGGTGCCCGCTGCTTTCTCTGCGTTTGATTTAGCAAGTTTGGATACTCATGTTTTAACGGTTGGGGCCATTCAGAATGTAATATCAGCATCTTGCGCTTTTCCGCTGCTATTTCAGCCAGTATGTGTTGATAACCGATATTACCTTGACGGCGGCATCAAAGATCGAGCGGGGTTAAAGGGCGTCGGTGAGCAGGAGAGAGTTTTTTATCATCATATAGTATCTCGCTCACCTTGGCGCCGAAAAAACAGTGCAGCTTTAACCATACCAAGCAGGAATAACATGAAGTCATTAGCAATTAATGGCATTCCCAGGGTCGGCCCGAATGATCTGGAGCAGGGCAAAGCGGCTTTTAAGTTCGCAAGAGAGCAAACACGACAAGCGCTGGATAAGGATTAA
- a CDS encoding isocitrate lyase: MSAYQDEIKSVAAVVEAAGDSWAAISPESVARMRAQNKFKTGLDVAKYTANIMRADMEAFDADKTKYTQSLGCWHGFVGQQKLISIKKHFGSTERKYLYLSGWMVAALRSDFGPLPDQSMHEKTSVASLVAELYTFLRQADARELGGLFRELDKAREAGDSALEAEIQDKIDNHETHVVPIVADIDAGFGNAEATYLMAKQMIEAGACALQIENQVADEKQCGHQDGKVTVPHADFHSKLRALRYAFLELGVDNGIIVARTDSEGAGLTKEIAVVKEPGDQGDVYNSFLDVEEVTPEETAPGDVLISRDGKLVRPKRLPSGLYQFREGTGHERCVFDCIEAINAGADLLWIETAVPTVHEIKGMMDEVRKVHPNAKLVYNNSPSFNWTLNFRQQTYDAWVEEGKDVSAYDRANLMSAEYDDSELSAAADARIRTFQADTSREANVFHHLITLPTYHTTALSVDNLAKEYFGEQGMLGYVAGVQRKEIRQGIACVKHQNMSGSDIGDDHKEYFAGENALKAGGAKNTSNQFS; encoded by the coding sequence ATGTCAGCTTATCAAGACGAAATCAAATCAGTTGCTGCAGTAGTTGAAGCTGCTGGCGACTCTTGGGCAGCAATTAGCCCAGAATCTGTTGCTCGTATGCGTGCTCAGAACAAATTCAAAACTGGTCTAGACGTAGCGAAGTACACTGCAAACATTATGCGTGCAGACATGGAAGCTTTCGATGCTGATAAGACTAAGTACACTCAGTCTTTGGGTTGCTGGCACGGTTTCGTAGGTCAGCAGAAGCTGATCTCTATTAAGAAGCACTTCGGTTCTACTGAGCGTAAGTACCTATACCTTTCAGGTTGGATGGTTGCAGCTCTTCGTTCAGACTTCGGTCCTCTTCCTGACCAGTCTATGCACGAGAAGACGTCTGTTGCATCTTTGGTTGCTGAGCTATACACATTCTTGCGTCAAGCTGATGCACGTGAACTTGGCGGTTTGTTCCGTGAGTTAGACAAGGCTCGTGAAGCTGGCGATTCTGCTCTTGAAGCTGAAATCCAAGACAAGATCGACAACCACGAAACTCATGTTGTGCCAATTGTTGCAGATATCGATGCTGGCTTCGGTAACGCAGAAGCGACTTACCTGATGGCTAAGCAGATGATCGAAGCAGGTGCTTGTGCACTTCAGATCGAAAACCAGGTTGCTGATGAGAAGCAGTGTGGTCACCAGGACGGTAAAGTGACTGTTCCTCATGCTGATTTCCACTCTAAGCTACGTGCACTACGTTACGCTTTCCTTGAGCTGGGTGTTGACAACGGTATTATCGTTGCTCGTACTGACTCTGAAGGTGCTGGCCTAACTAAAGAAATCGCTGTTGTTAAAGAGCCTGGTGACCAGGGCGACGTTTACAACTCATTCCTTGATGTTGAAGAAGTTACTCCAGAAGAAACTGCACCTGGTGATGTACTAATCAGCCGTGATGGTAAGCTTGTTCGTCCTAAGCGTCTTCCATCTGGTTTGTATCAGTTCCGTGAAGGCACTGGCCATGAGCGTTGCGTATTTGACTGTATCGAAGCTATCAACGCTGGTGCAGACCTGCTGTGGATTGAAACTGCAGTACCGACTGTTCACGAAATCAAGGGTATGATGGACGAAGTTCGCAAGGTTCACCCTAACGCGAAACTTGTTTATAACAACTCTCCATCTTTCAACTGGACATTGAACTTCCGTCAGCAAACTTATGATGCATGGGTTGAAGAAGGTAAAGACGTGTCTGCATACGACCGCGCTAACCTTATGTCTGCTGAATACGATGATTCTGAGTTGTCTGCAGCAGCTGATGCTCGCATCCGTACTTTCCAGGCAGATACTTCGCGTGAAGCGAACGTATTCCACCACTTGATCACTCTGCCTACTTATCACACGACTGCACTGTCTGTTGATAACCTGGCTAAAGAGTACTTCGGTGAGCAGGGTATGCTTGGTTACGTTGCTGGCGTACAGCGTAAAGAGATCCGTCAGGGTATCGCATGTGTTAAGCACCAGAACATGTCAGGTTCTGACATTGGTGACGACCACAAAGAATACTTTGCTGGTGAAAACGCGCTTAAAGCGGGTGGCGCTAAAAACACATCTAACCAATTCTCTTAA
- the cspE gene encoding transcription antiterminator/RNA stability regulator CspE: MSTTTGTVKWFNESKGFGFIEQESGPDVFAHFSAINSSGFKTLTEGQKVEFTVTQGQKGPQAENIVAL; the protein is encoded by the coding sequence ATGTCTACTACTACTGGTACAGTTAAGTGGTTCAACGAATCTAAAGGTTTTGGTTTTATCGAGCAAGAGTCTGGTCCAGACGTATTTGCTCACTTCAGCGCTATCAACAGCTCTGGTTTCAAAACTTTGACTGAAGGTCAGAAAGTTGAGTTCACTGTAACTCAAGGTCAGAAAGGACCTCAAGCAGAAAACATCGTAGCGCTTTAA
- a CDS encoding PA4780 family RIO1-like protein kinase, which translates to MKTPKRIQPLVEDGLVDEVIRQLMSGKEATVYVVRCGSEIRCAKVYKEAAKRSFKKAVQYQEGRKVRNSRRARAMEKNSSFGRKQQEEIWQNAEVDALYRLASAGVRVPQPYGCFDGVLLMELVTDDDGDVAPRLNDVEMSAEQAREDHATIMHYVMLMLCSGLIHGDLSEFNVLVDDYGPVIIDLPQAVNAAANNNAYSMLERDIENMTTYYGQFAPDLKQSRYAKEMWALYEDGKLTPDTKLTGNFEEDDSLADVDAVVQEIKAALAEENARQERLRNAEELN; encoded by the coding sequence ATGAAAACACCAAAGAGAATTCAACCCCTTGTCGAAGACGGGTTGGTGGATGAAGTCATCCGTCAACTGATGAGTGGCAAAGAAGCCACAGTGTATGTTGTGCGTTGCGGATCAGAAATTCGTTGCGCCAAAGTCTATAAAGAAGCCGCCAAGCGCAGTTTTAAAAAGGCTGTTCAGTACCAGGAAGGACGAAAAGTACGAAACAGCAGACGCGCTCGCGCGATGGAAAAGAACTCTTCATTTGGTCGCAAACAACAGGAAGAAATTTGGCAAAACGCTGAAGTCGATGCACTTTATCGTCTCGCCAGCGCTGGCGTTCGCGTTCCTCAGCCTTATGGCTGTTTTGATGGCGTTCTATTGATGGAACTCGTCACAGACGATGATGGAGACGTCGCACCGCGTTTAAACGATGTTGAGATGTCAGCTGAACAAGCCAGAGAAGACCACGCAACAATTATGCATTACGTCATGCTAATGCTATGTTCTGGATTGATACATGGTGACCTGTCAGAGTTTAACGTACTGGTAGATGACTATGGCCCTGTGATAATCGACCTGCCTCAAGCAGTCAACGCCGCAGCAAACAACAACGCATATTCCATGTTGGAACGAGATATTGAAAACATGACCACATACTATGGTCAATTTGCACCTGATTTGAAGCAATCTCGATACGCAAAAGAGATGTGGGCATTATACGAAGATGGGAAACTAACGCCTGATACCAAGCTGACAGGTAATTTTGAAGAGGATGACTCTTTAGCAGATGTTGACGCTGTCGTTCAGGAAATAAAAGCAGCGCTTGCCGAAGAGAATGCACGACAAGAGCGTCTAAGAAATGCGGAAGAGCTAAACTGA
- a CDS encoding DUF1338 domain-containing protein, whose product MSQKVNDFFEKLWANYLEITPSAQKIHSVLGSGKDIINDHVAFRTFNLPNINLGILAAFFEEMGYQEKGQYTFDAKKLKAKHFEHPNKRLPKVFISELCLEQCSDKLNGIVKTLVSQMDSNVICDSSFLYSGTHWKVSYQDYLDLLNESEYAAWLAAFGFRANHFTVSVNDLEDYSTLAEVNGVLKENQFLLNTSGGEIKGSPEVMLEQSATLADMHEMVFSDQEKKIPGCFYEFAYRYPQKCGELYQGFVAASADKIFESTHSR is encoded by the coding sequence ATGAGTCAAAAAGTGAATGATTTTTTTGAGAAGTTGTGGGCTAACTACCTGGAGATTACCCCTTCAGCACAAAAAATTCACAGCGTGCTGGGTTCAGGTAAAGATATCATTAATGATCATGTGGCTTTTCGTACGTTTAACTTGCCCAATATTAACCTGGGAATTTTGGCAGCCTTTTTTGAAGAAATGGGGTACCAAGAAAAGGGGCAATATACGTTTGACGCGAAAAAGCTGAAAGCGAAACATTTTGAGCACCCGAATAAACGCCTGCCCAAGGTGTTTATTAGTGAGCTATGTCTTGAGCAATGCTCTGATAAATTGAATGGCATTGTAAAAACGTTGGTTTCGCAGATGGACTCTAACGTTATTTGCGATAGCAGCTTCCTATACTCTGGAACACACTGGAAGGTGAGTTATCAGGATTACCTGGATCTGCTTAATGAAAGTGAGTACGCCGCCTGGTTAGCCGCGTTTGGCTTTAGGGCGAACCACTTCACTGTGAGTGTAAATGATCTTGAAGATTACTCGACCCTGGCCGAGGTCAACGGCGTACTAAAAGAAAACCAGTTTTTGCTCAATACTTCGGGTGGCGAAATAAAAGGCTCGCCTGAGGTTATGCTGGAGCAATCTGCAACCCTGGCAGACATGCACGAGATGGTGTTTTCTGATCAGGAAAAGAAAATACCCGGTTGCTTTTATGAATTTGCGTACCGTTACCCCCAAAAGTGCGGCGAATTATATCAAGGGTTTGTGGCCGCATCGGCTGATAAGATCTTTGAGAGTACCCATAGTCGTTAG
- the putP gene encoding sodium/proline symporter PutP, translating to MIENSIVVTATFILYLLMMLAIGYVAYQRTTNSSDYFLGGRSLGPWPAALSAGASDMSGWLLLGLPGYALASGFEAFWLAGGLLTGFWLNWLVTARRLRVYSIISNDSLTLPEFFANRFRDNSKLLQLVSAFFILLFFLFYTSSGLVAGGKLFETVFGLDYTWAVIIGTLCVISYTLFGGFLAVSWTDLVQGLLMAAALLIVPIIAMQSNGGFSAVFDGMEASNPHFLNMFTDNKGEALSAISIISLVAWGLGYFGQPHILARFAAIRSNKDIPTARRISVTWSGLSQIGALFVGFAGLLYVNSTMGGQISDSEKIFMLLVNALFHPVVAGILLAAILAAVMSTADSQLLVSSSALAEDFYKVLINKNASPKQVVTVGRLAVVLISVVALALALTPDNTVLGLVSYAWAGFGAAFGPALLLSLYWKRMNRNGALAGILVGGVTVVAWKQLSGGIFDLYEIVPGFLFSSIAIVIATLATQDPIGEIVTEFEKMKQELDNDGVIEVSRRH from the coding sequence ATGATAGAAAACTCAATAGTCGTCACGGCGACCTTCATCCTGTATCTGTTAATGATGCTGGCGATTGGTTATGTTGCCTACCAGCGAACCACGAACTCTTCAGACTACTTTCTTGGTGGACGTTCACTAGGCCCGTGGCCCGCCGCGCTGAGTGCCGGGGCTTCCGATATGAGCGGCTGGCTCTTATTGGGGTTACCAGGCTATGCGCTGGCATCGGGCTTTGAAGCTTTTTGGTTAGCCGGAGGGTTGCTGACAGGATTCTGGTTGAACTGGTTGGTGACAGCCAGGCGGCTAAGGGTCTATAGCATCATATCCAATGATTCGCTGACGTTACCTGAGTTTTTTGCCAACCGCTTTCGCGACAACAGCAAATTGCTACAGCTTGTCTCTGCGTTTTTTATCTTGTTGTTTTTTCTTTTCTATACCAGCTCAGGCCTCGTTGCAGGAGGCAAACTGTTCGAGACCGTATTCGGTTTGGACTATACATGGGCCGTTATCATTGGCACCCTATGTGTGATCTCATATACGCTATTTGGCGGTTTTCTAGCCGTGTCCTGGACAGATCTGGTGCAAGGCCTTTTAATGGCCGCAGCATTGCTGATCGTCCCCATTATCGCAATGCAAAGCAATGGCGGATTCAGTGCGGTGTTTGATGGAATGGAAGCGAGTAACCCGCACTTTCTCAACATGTTTACTGATAACAAAGGTGAAGCCCTATCGGCCATCTCGATTATTTCACTCGTTGCGTGGGGGTTAGGTTATTTTGGGCAACCTCACATTTTGGCACGTTTCGCTGCGATTAGATCAAATAAGGACATCCCTACCGCACGCCGAATATCTGTAACATGGTCTGGCTTGAGTCAGATAGGTGCGCTGTTTGTTGGTTTTGCCGGTTTGCTTTATGTAAATAGTACAATGGGTGGCCAAATTTCGGATTCCGAGAAAATTTTCATGTTGCTGGTTAATGCGCTATTTCATCCGGTTGTGGCGGGTATCCTGCTGGCCGCAATTCTGGCTGCGGTAATGAGTACAGCCGACTCGCAGCTTCTGGTCTCATCATCAGCGTTGGCAGAGGATTTTTACAAAGTACTGATCAATAAGAATGCATCACCCAAACAGGTTGTGACGGTAGGTCGTTTGGCTGTCGTGCTAATATCCGTCGTCGCACTCGCTTTGGCCTTAACACCTGACAATACAGTACTGGGTCTGGTTTCTTATGCATGGGCTGGATTTGGTGCCGCATTCGGCCCTGCACTGTTGTTATCCTTATACTGGAAAAGAATGAATCGAAATGGCGCGCTGGCAGGTATTTTAGTAGGTGGCGTTACCGTCGTTGCCTGGAAACAACTCAGCGGCGGAATTTTTGACTTATACGAAATAGTGCCCGGATTCCTGTTCAGCAGCATCGCTATTGTCATTGCCACACTGGCAACTCAAGACCCCATCGGGGAGATTGTCACCGAGTTCGAAAAAATGAAACAGGAACTGGACAATGACGGTGTCATTGAGGTCTCCAGACGGCACTAA
- a CDS encoding Lrp/AsnC family transcriptional regulator — protein sequence MKPVDQRLLSLLKTNARMSTSDLARKLDLSRSTIQSRIKKLEQEGIIKGYTVVYGDEYQNRLVSAHVLIKVMQKLTVKTNNALKEMPELSALHAISGDFDLIAILKTESTQELSQILDRISNLEGVERTNSSVILETKFSR from the coding sequence ATGAAACCAGTTGACCAACGACTACTATCATTATTGAAAACAAATGCCAGGATGAGTACATCTGACCTGGCACGAAAACTCGATCTATCGCGTTCAACAATACAAAGCCGAATCAAGAAGCTAGAGCAAGAAGGGATAATTAAAGGGTATACCGTAGTATATGGGGATGAGTATCAGAACCGCCTCGTTTCTGCTCATGTATTAATAAAGGTGATGCAAAAACTGACGGTAAAAACCAACAATGCTCTCAAAGAGATGCCCGAACTCTCAGCTTTGCATGCAATTAGCGGGGATTTTGACTTAATCGCAATATTGAAGACAGAGTCAACTCAGGAGCTCAGTCAGATATTGGATAGAATTAGCAATCTGGAAGGTGTGGAGCGCACGAATTCATCGGTTATTCTAGAGACAAAATTCAGCCGTTAA